The following coding sequences lie in one Trichoderma breve strain T069 chromosome 1, whole genome shotgun sequence genomic window:
- a CDS encoding fungal zn(2)-Cys(6) binuclear cluster domain-containing protein has product MSEIKRRTRTGCLTCRARRVKCDERKPACNRCTIANVECAGYAPKRHIDVRMPPRASQSQQSSPADVEDDDVRSDRLHSSPQGPPGSTPSGPPSGPVSAPSTHPAACILPRPQFRHDGLPLVGLPSNPRLSQRPCAASREVLAYHQFFFRTLPMLFPADHLPFWRDRLCDEAWCLEYAQRGLLALGCMHRAALMISMLGENDQARGLDTKVIAVQGYTQALQELSSQLDEAEKQLEVLSAVLVLMAYFECFASNIPAAYSHVCTANYYFTALKSNTPAHVDDLVLDSLGTALQTLTWTCYMAVPLPGMLLSVGRTTTTGYIAQSPSFLQRSLLQVLIDSGVHDEIWTLTPVRQEPSVLLEKVYRLQRNLREWKDVHGHLHPNLEADTATLASLESSEEYHFPIPPSPFLALPPNLCLSGAMYNFLMARIMWTLCLYDKGQDAKKMESEAYIYFYQTMRFAATHTANNSLRTLPNGTYSTDAPVASEEMDKSFLPILYITGQCSPQPSWLRWIAQLMKQIGEQGLFNGFVLSASLKVLHKMELSHNLLSTDRIERYPNPALRIISMLIPETNAQGFVCYYAKPSRFNSGWINRDTLTYYPIAHARFSPELDEDSAAKREIESSGREQLANSLLGDEVQP; this is encoded by the exons ATGAGCGAGATTAAGAGACGCACGCGCACTGGCTGCCTCACGTGTCGGGCCCGGCGCGTCAAGTGCGACGAGCGGAAGCCGGCCTGCAACCGCTGCACCATTGCCAATGTCGAGTGTGCGGGATACGCGCCCAAGCGGCACATCGACGTGCGCATGCCGCCGCGCGCGTCCCAGTCGCAGCAGAGCTCGCCGGCAGACgtcgaggatgacgatgtccGCTCAGACCGCCTTCACTCCTCGCCGCAGGGCCCTCCGGGTTCCACCCCGTCCGGCCCGCCGTCCGGCCCGGTTTCCGCTCCGTCCACTCATCCCGCCGCCTGCATCCTGCCCCGGCCTCAGTTCCGCCATGATGGCTTGCCCCTGGTTGGTCTGCCGAGCAATCCGCGGCTGTCACAGCGCCCCTGTGCTGCTTCCAGGGAGGTTCTGGCCTATCACCAGTTCTTCTTCCGGACGCTGCCGATGCTCTTCCCGGCTGATCACTTGCCATTCTGGAGGGATCGTCTTTGTGACGAGGCCTGGTGTCTCGAGTATGCCCAGCGGGGATTGTTGGCTCTAGGCTGTATGCATCGTGCCGCTCTCATGATATCCATGCTTGGCGAGAATGACCAGGCCCGCGGGCTGGACACCAAAGTCATTGCCGTCCAGGGATACACCCAAGCACTGCAGGAATTGTCAAGTCAGCTGGATGAGGCCGAGAAACAGTTAGAGGTTTTATCAGCTGTCTTGGTTCTCATGGCCTACTTTGAG TGCTTTGCAAGCAACATCCCCGCGGCATACAGCCATGTCTGCACCGCCAACTATTACTTTACAGCCCTCAAGTCTAATACACCGGCACATGTTGATGACCTTGTACTCGACTCTCTGGGAACTGCCTTGCAGACTCTCACGTGGACTTGTTACATGGCAGTGCCTCTTCCCGGCATGCTGCTCTCTGTTGGCCGTACGACGACTACAGGGTACATTGCACAAAGCCCTTCCTTTCTGCAACGTAGCTTGCTACAGGTTCTAATTGACTCTGGAGTTCATGACGAGATATGGACTCTCACACCGGTACGGCAAGAGCCATCCGTATTGTTAGAAAAGGTCTACCGACTGCAGCGTAATCTACGAGAATGGAAAGATGTCcatggccatcttcatcccaacTTGGAAGCAGATACGGCAACCCTGGCCAGTCTGGAAAGTTCGGAAGAATACCATTTCCCTATACCCCCGTCTCCTTTCTTGGCGCTTCCACCAAACCTTTGTCTTTCCGGGGCAATGTATAACTTCCTCATGGCACGCATAATGTGGACTCTCTGCCTCTATGACAAAGGCCAAGAcgcaaagaagatggaatccGAGGCTTACATATACTTTTACCAAACCATGCGGTTTGCAGCAACCCACACGGCGAACAATAGCCTAAGGACGCTGCCCAATGGCACATATTCTACAGATGCGCCTGTTGCTAGCGAGGAGATGGACAAGAGTTTCTTGCCTATTCTCTACATCACAGGACAATGCAGTCCTCAGCCGTCTTGGCTCCGCTGGATCGCGCAATTGATGAAGCAAATAGGAGAACAAGGACTCTTCAATGGCTTCGTGCTGTCTGCTAGCCTCAAAGTTCTGCATAAGATGGAACTTAGCCATAACTTGCTGTCGACTGATAGGATCGAGCGATATCCTAACCCGGCGCTGCGGATCATCTCGATGCTGATTCCAGAGACGAATGCTCAAGGCTTTGTGTGTTATTATGCTAAGCCCTCTCGATTCAACAGTGGTTGGATCAACCGAGATACCCTTACCTACTATCCCATTGCTCATGCGCGCTTCTCTCCCGAGCTGGATGAGGACAGTGCAGCGAAGCGAGAGATTGAG TCGTCCGGTCGCGAGCAGCTGGCAAACTCGCTCCTCGGAGACGAGGTTCAACCTTAA
- a CDS encoding catalase domain-containing protein, translating to MSSTSYAVSGRQNGDLHLNYIEDRNTASQQTVYTASNGAPIPHPFETQRAGENGPLLLQDFHLIDLLSHFDRERIPERVVHAKGGGAHGKECPITIRFSTVGGESGSHDHARDPRGFSIKFRTEEGNWDLVQNNTPVFFIRDPAKFPHLIHTQKRHPASHLGSGDDSTNFWEYFCQNPESVHQVMYTFGDRGIPDSWRRMHGYSGHTFKFVNKQGSWVYCQIHIRSKQGAGFLTQEESTKRSPDANQKDLYQAIERGEYPQWDLCVQTMTPKQAEELWETQKINVFDLTHCWPQAQFPLRKVGELCLNENVKNYFAEIEQVAFSPSHLVPGIEPSADPVLQSRLFSYPDTQRHRLGPNYQQLPVNAPRTGYHMANFQRDGAMAFYNQGSRPNYFSSIEPISFKERKTNLDQTHGAFVGRAITFLSEIRLEDFNQPRALWERVFDDAAKERFINNMAGHMSTCTEKEIIRRQIGIFREVSDDLATRLEKATGIKGYPGISELVFNGCHNGLAKNSALRAANGQKSPHFNSSNGAPSAGTHA from the exons ATGAGTTCTACATCATACGCTGTGTCAGGCCGCCAGAATG GTGACTTGCACCTAAACTACATCGAAGATCGCAACACGGCATCTCAGCAGACCGTGTATACAGCCAGCAATGGAGCACCAATTCCTCATCCTTTTG AAACTCAACGTGCCGGAGAGAATGGccctctgctgcttcaagaCTTTCACCTGATCGATCTTCTCTCACACTTTGACCGAGAGAGAATCCCTGAGAGAGTCGTCCACGCAAAGGGTGGTGGTGCCCACG GCAAGGAGTGCCCCATCACCATCCGATTTTCAACTGTTGGTGGCGAAAGCGGCTCTCACGACCATGCTCGAGATCCTCGAGGCTTCTCTATCAAGTTTCGCACCGAGGAGGGCAACTGGGATCTTGTTCAAAACAACACGCCCGTCTTTTTCATCCGAGATCCTGCCAAGTTCCCTCACTTGATTCACACCCAGAAGCGACACCCCGCAAGCCACCTCGGTAGTGGCGATGACTCTACCAACTTTTGGGAGTACTTCTGCCAGAACCCCGAGTCTGTCCACCAAGTCATGTATACGTTTGGCGACCGTGGTATTCCCGATAGCTGGCGCCGTATGCATGGATATAGTGGTCACACCTTCAAGTTCGTCAATAAGCAAGGTTCATGGGTGTACTGCCAGATCCACATCCGCTCAAAGCAAGGAGCCGGATTCTTGACTCAGGAAGAATCGACAAAGCGTTCTCCAGATGCCAACCAGAAGGATCTCTACCAAGCTATTGAGCGCGGCGAATATCCTCAGTGGGATCTATGTGTGCAGACCATGACCCCAaagcaagctgaagagctgTGGGAGACCCAGAAGATCAACGTTTTCGATCTTACTCACTGCTGGCCCCAAGCCCAGTTCCCTCTCCGCAAGGTGGGAGAACTTTGCTTGAATGAGAATGTGAAGAACTACTTTGCCGAGATTGAGCAAGTTGCCTTTAgcccatctcatcttgttCCTG GTATTGAGCCCTCTGCGGACCCTGTCCTTCAGAGCCGCTTGTTCTCGTATCCCGACACTCAGCGTCATCGTCTTGGACCAAACTACCAACAGCTTCCCGTCAATGCGCCTCGCACAGGCTATCACATGGCTAACTTCCAGCGAGATGGTGCCATGGCCTTCTATAACCAGGGTTCAAGGCCAAACTATTTCTCCTCCATCGAGCCCATTTCCTTCAAGGAGCGCAAGACGAATCTGGATCAGACTCATGGTGCTTTTGTCGGCAGGGCTATTACTTTCCTGTCCGAGATCAGGCTAGAGGACTTCAACCAACCTCGCGCCCTTTGGGAGAGAGtttttgatgatgccgccaAAGAGCGATTCATTAACAATATGGCCGGCCACATGAGCACTTGCACTGAGAAGGAAATCATTAGACGCCAAATTGGTATCTTCCGCGAAGTGTCGGACGATTTGGCCACCAGATTGGAGAAGGCTACGGGGATCAAGGGATATCCTGGCATTAGTGAGCTTGTTTTCAACGGCTGCCACAACGGATTGGCAAAGAATAGCGCTCTTCGAGCTGCGAACGGCCAAAAGAGCCCTCACTTTAACAGCAGCAACGGAGCGCCGTCGGCTGGAACTCATGCTTAA
- a CDS encoding ankyrin repeats (3 copies) domain-containing protein → MAFICAGLVTIEEESGIIRLIHYTTHEYLERTRERWLPDAESSITIICTTYLSLQDFDTGPCEPCTLEEPDPGMCYDNCEYQKRLRLFPLYGYAANYWGHHARACVQLNEEVMNFLSRQSNVGASAQVLMTHWSFRGRCKGFPTEMTGLHMASHLGIYEAVNAILKYEALIDRRDSHGTTPLSYAASGGHQDIVELLLATGKVDPDSGDKDFRTPLLYAAMGGHEDVVKLLLATGKLARLIQSLSVLFIAAEADLQRRATPLSADKKGCQTNTHNW, encoded by the exons ATGGCCTTTATATGCGCTGGACTAGTAACAATCGAGGAAGAGAGCGGCATAATTCGTCTGATTCACTACACTACACATGAATACCTTGAGCGGACACGGGAACGGTGGCTTCCAGATGCAGAATCTTCAATTACGATTATATGCACTACATATCTATCATTACAAGACTTTGATACTGGGCCTTGCGAACCGTGTACCCTCGAGGAGCCTGATCCAGGGATGTGCTACGATAATTGCGAATACCAGAAGCGACTGCGACTTTTTCCTCTCTATGGTTACGCTGCGAATTACTGGGGGCACCACGCCCGTGCATGCGTACAACTAAACGAAGAAGTTATGAACTTCTTAAGTCGTCAATCCAATGTGGGGGCGTCAGCTCAAGTGCTAATGACGCACTGGTCATTTCGTGGCCGTTGCAAAGGCTTTCCAACGGAGATGACCGGGCTACACATGGCATCTCACCTTGGTATTTATGAAGCCGTAAATGCTATCCTAAAATACGAGGCGCTTATAGACCGGAGAGATAGCCATGGCACGACGCCACTATCATATGCCGCTAGCGGCGGTCATCAAGACATTGTTGAGTTGCTACTCGCAACTGGCAAGGTTGATCCTGACTCTGGGGATAAAGACTTCAGAACGCCGCTGTTATATGCCGCCATGGGTGGGCATGAAGACGTTGttaagctgctgcttgcaaCTGGCAAG CTAGCAAGGCTTATTCAGTCGCTCAGCGTTCTGTTCATCGCGGCAGAAGCTGATCTCCAGCGCCGCGCCACTCCGTTGAGTGCGGACAAGAAGGGGTGCCAAACCAATACTCACAACTGGTAG
- a CDS encoding ahpC/TSA family domain-containing protein — MPRTRSTVNRGTSTTKKAETNPPPEVPKPSREQKAKVVKKPRPKKGKETSNDSTASSISVGSKIPWTNSFGGAIYLHDGTKTSLKQLVEKSHNGLIVYVYPKSRDDESDDLHGEMDHSQLDLESLEMDTIGIYRDTVSSIAEFMEEPGSGVPIASNLSGSLMKAMSLTSPKGVLKQGAFIISKEGILLGRTVGGKVDKIMDDVWKMIHIIKEERGEEEDW, encoded by the exons atgccaagaacaagatcaACCGTGAACCGTGGCACCTCCACCACAAAGAAGGCCGAAACAAATCCACCCCCAGAGGTCCCAAAACCATCACgcgagcaaaaggccaaagTTGTTAAAAAGCCCCGTCCtaagaaaggaaaggagacAAGCAATGACAGTACGGCATCTTCTATAAGCGTTGGATCCAAAATTCCATGGACCAATAGCTTTGGAGGGGCAATCTATCTTCACGATGGAACCAAAACCTCGCTGAAGCAGCTAGTGGAGAAGAGCCACAACGGGCTAATTGTCTACGTGTACCCAAAATCTCGTGATGATGAAT CGGACGACCTACACGGCGAGATGGACCACTCTCAGCTGGACTTGGAATCGTTAGAAATGGACACCATAGGCATCTATCGAGATACTGTATCGTCAATTGCTGAGTTTATGGAAGAACCTGGATCGGGGGTGCCTATTGCCAGCAATTTGAGCGGATCATTGATGAAAGCAATGTCGCTTACTTCACCCAAGGGGGTTCTCAAACAGGGAGCGTTTATTATATCGAAAGAAGGAATTCTCTTGGGACGCACGGTTGGAGGAAAGGTAGATAAGATTATGGACGACGTATGGAAGATGATACATATTATCAAAGAGGAAAGaggcgaggaagaggattGGTAG
- a CDS encoding fungal zn(2)-Cys(6) binuclear cluster domain-containing protein, whose product MLANISNKNQPSSSRSSAVHKSKSSPTSKSMDQHPRGAHSTSRDVRRTRVSKACERCRLKKIKCDGDLPCQKCKNNGHVCTPGIRKRTIHVEYKQVPKSYVEFLETTHLALIGSVHKLYTMIQKNQPWDLGDPELNDQGELVIHDVAKKLGCIGANGEIELPIQYELPTTASGMARIAAHPARLQYRDEEEDEHDDDKEADSPMDDLTSDDSPSSELMQSNESELDYRKEAFAGYNPSMTQSPQSLYSLDDSEHSHSGSDGVNSCVTTSPYISPITDYSDGSMSQIGSGSDEMTAFLQQYGQTPSMGMLNWDLGDSDYNELKSNLSTIPEFGLALNIEGQMMLPEYNDHSAWLTQTLSGWKEENQVSMES is encoded by the exons ATGCTTGCAAACATCTCAAATAAGAATCAGCCCTCATCTTCTAGAAGCTCAGCAGTACACAAATCCAAGTCTAGCCCCACATCAAAGTCAATGGATCAACACCCACGAGGCGCCCACAGCACCAGCAGAGATGTGCGCCGTACACGCGTATCAAAGGCCTGCGAGCGGTGTCGCTTaaagaagatcaag TGTGATGGTGACCTCCCCTGTCAAAAGTGCAAGAACAACGGCCATGTATGCACCCCTGGCATCCGCAAGAGAACAATTCATGTTGAGTATAAGCAAGTTCCCAAGAG CTATGTCGAGTTCCTTGAGACCACTCACTTGGCGCTTATCGGCAGCGTCCATAAGCTCTACACTATGATCCAGAAGAATCAGCCCTGGGATCTCGGCGACCCTGAACTGAATGATCAGGGTGAACTAGTTATTCACGatgtggccaagaagctAGGGTGTATTGGTGCCAATGGCGAAATTGAACTACCCATCCAATATGAGCtcccaacaacagcttccGGCATGGCAAGAATCGCGGCCCACCCTGCTCGACTACAATATcgagacgaggaagaggatgagcatGATGACGATAAAGAGGCCGACTCACCCATGGACGACCTCACCAGTGATGACTCACCATCATCTGAGCTGATGCAGAGCAACGAATCCGAATTAGACTACCGCAAAGAAGCTTTCGCCGGCTACAATCCCTCTATGACACAATCCCCTCAGAGCCTCTACAGTCTCGATGACTCAGAGCATAGCCACTCTGGATCCGATGGCGTCAACTCATGCGTTACAACATCACCATATATTTCGCCCATCACGGACTATTCCGATGGCTCCATGTCCCAAATTGGGTCGGGGTCGGATGAGATGACGGCTTTCCTTCAGCAATACGGACAGACGCCCAGTATGGGAATGTTGAACTGGGACCTTGGAGACTCTGACTACAACGAGCTGAAGAGCAATCTGTCGACGATACCAGAATTTGGATTGGCGCTGAATATCGAGGGCCAAATGATGCTTCCCGAATACAATGACCATTCAGCGTGGTTGACCCAGACGCTGTCAGGatggaaggaagaaaatcAGGTCTCTATGGAGTCATAA
- a CDS encoding eamA-like transporter family domain-containing protein — translation MPSSDSLGRRASHGAASLATSASSIHGAAVGFREGLGLAGVARRTLGICFLLLTVFLWTLSNFLASFIFSDATYDKPFFLVYFNTSMFAISLIPMFIRYLLQKGFHGLRSDVRRMWAEHRYQAAPDEQDPMSPTSTPSKEKLSFRETAVLSLEFCMLWFLANYFASACLEYTSVASVTILTSTSSVWTLVFGSMFGVETFSLRKLVGVVASLTGIILISMVDLSGKSDENRGSFPHKTPGQIALGDAMAFLSAVVYGIYVTVMKRRVGDEDKVNMQLFFGLVGVFNLALLWPLFFILHWTGLEPFELPPTSQIWTIIIVNAIASFVSDISWALAMLLTTPLVVTVGLSLTIPLSLIGEMVQYQQYSSGVYWVGAAVVFVSFVFVNHETKEEDTSKTVNVTAGLGSASDPDGADGGAGYGRL, via the exons ATGCCTTCATCCGATAGTCTTGGGAGGCGGGCCTCACACGGCGCCGCCAGCCTGGCGACGTCGGCATCTTCTATACACGGGGCAGCAGTTGGGTTTCGAGAAGGCCTGGGCTTGGCTGGAGTTGCGAGGAGGACTTTGGGAATCTGCTTCCTTCTTTTGACGGTGTTTCTATGGACGCTGTCCAACTTTCTCGCCAGC TTCATCTTTTCCGATGCAACCTACGATAAGCCCTTTTTCCTCGTCTACTTCAACACTTCCATGTTCGCCATCTCTTTAATACCCATGTTTATACGATACCTACTCCAGAAAGGATTCCATGGACTGCGAAGCGACGTCAGGCGCATGTGGGCAGAGCATCGATACCAAGCCGCCCCAG ATGAACAAGACCCCATGTCACCAACATCGACTCCTTCAAAAGAGAAGCTCAGCTTCCGAGAAACCGCAGTTCTGAGCCTCGAGTTCTGCATGCTGTGGTTCCTCGCAAACTATTTTGCCTCGGCATGCCTCGAGTATACCAGCGTCGCCAGCGTCACGATCCTCACATCCACGAGTAGTGTCTGGACTCTAGTGTTTGGCTCCATGTTTGGCGTCGAGACCTTTTCCCTGCGCAAGCTGGTTGGAGTCGTGGCGTCTCTTACCGGTATCATACTAATTTCTATGGTGGACCTCTCAGGCAAGAGTGACGAGAACAGAGGATCGTTCCCACACAAGACTCCCGGGCAAATTGCGCTGGGAGATGCCATGGCGTTTTTGAGCGCCGTGGTTTACGGCATATATGTCACCGTTATGAAGCGACGAGTTGGTGACGAGGACAAGGTCAACATGCAGCTATTCTTTGGGTTGGTGGGAGTGTTTAATCTGGCCCTGTTGTggccgctcttcttcatcctccacTGGACGGGTCTTGAACCG TTCGAGCTGCCTCCTACGAGCCAGATTTGGACCATCATTATA GTAAACGCAATTGCGTCTTTTGTCAGTGACATATCCTGGGCACTGGCCATGCTCCTGACGACGCCCTTGGTCGTCACCGTGGGCCTGTCTCTGACCATCCCGCTCTCCCTCATTGGCGAGATGGTCCAGTACCAGCAGTACTCCAGCGGCGTTTACTGGGTCGGCGCGGCCGTTGTCTTTGTCTCATTTGTGTTTGTTAATCACGAGacaaaggaggaggacaCGAGCAAGACGGTAAACGTCACAGCAGGTCTCGGCTCGGCTTCCGACCCTGATGGTGCCGACGGAGGTGCAGGCTATGGACGATTGTAA
- a CDS encoding heme oxygenase domain-containing protein has product MSLDNASSPPQKPLAFEMVAATRELHTRVNRLVVSRLPLALPPQASDAGPYISGLLHFLPVYMTFEKLWQDIIPDSLPKEAALDGERPKISERMHTILKELRIPQLFRSDILRADIKSMTGWSDDILDNQIDVIKRKGKLCAFISHIKQIIPDEPHTLIAYSYNFFMALFAGGRFIRASFEKAGDEFWETVPMPIKPAMEPCRPKSTAPSPLEPAYDLAEAHQQSQTPLQFWRFNTAEDGEDLKRDYKQVLLKWEGELSPWEREDIVRESAIIMENIESIVGHLDSIFAEGQEEEPSIQIPKRPSLADRFVQTPFVARIRDSFMIARERGVRSSLRSQSLDTTTTEEGEHDSKGEDAHYDNVAADIELCPGVPKSMRFAKSLPIPPRRHVRVVAAKDGGLSGKLAVRSSMQPANPAMPRPVLVGLIGLFLLYIFIRIRGIMSVGTVMVM; this is encoded by the coding sequence ATGTCCCTCGACAATGCCTCCTCTCCGCCCCAAAAGCCACTGGCGTTCGAGATGGTCGCTGCCACGAGGGAATTACACACAAGAGTCAACAGACTGGTGGTATCTCGACTACCACTAGCCTTACCTCCGCAGGCCTCCGATGCCGGTCCATATATCAGCGGCTTGCTGCACTTTCTTCCAGTATACATGACGTTTGAGAAGCTTTGGCAAGATATCATACCCGATAGTCTTCCCAAGGAAGCCGCGTTGGATGGCGAAAGGCCAAAGATTTCAGAGCGCATGCATACGATTCTCAAAGAGCTCAGGATTCCGCAACTCTTTCGTTCCGATATTCTCAGAGCCGATATCAAATCCATGACAGGCTGGTCCGACGATATCCTCGATAACCAGATCGACGTCATAAAACGAAAAGGCAAACTCTGCGCCTTCATCTCGCACATCAAACAAATCATCCCGGATGAACCACACACACTCATCGCCTATTCATATAATTTTTTCATGGCCCTTTTTGCCGGAGGCCGCTTCATCAGAGCGTCATTCGAAAAAGCTGGCGATGAATTCTGGGAAACCGTCCCCATGCCCATTAAACCAGCAATGGAGCCTTGCAGACCAAAATCAACCGCTCCATCTCCGCTAGAGCCAGCATATGACCTGGCAGAGGCCCACCAGCAATCCCAAACTCCGCTGCAGTTCTGGCGCTTCAACACAgcggaagatggcgaggatTTGAAGCGAGACTATAAGCAGGTGTTGCTCAAATGGGAAGGCGAGCTGTCTCCCTGGGAAAGAGAAGACATCGTGCGAGAATCGGCCATTATCATGGAGAACATTGAGTCCATCGTCGGCCACCTGGACAGCATCTTTGCCGAAGggcaggaagaagagcccAGCATACAAATTCCAAAGAGACCTTCCCTAGCGGATCGCTTTGTGCAGACTCCATTCGTGGCACGCATCCGCGACAGCTTCATGATAGCCAGGGAACGGGGAGTAAGAAGTTCTTTACGGAGCCAATCGCTCGATACGACCACAACCGAAGAAGGAGAGCACGATTCTAAAGGTGAAGATGCTCATTACGATAATGTCGCTGCGGATATCGAGCTGTGCCCTGGCGTTCCGAAATCTATGAGATTTGCAAAGTCGCTCCCGATTCCGCCGCGTAGGCATGTTCGAGTTGTTGCCGCAAAGGATGGCGGTCTCAGTGGCAAGTTGGCTGTACGGTCGTCAATGCAACCCGCCAACCCTGCGATGCCGAGACCTGTTTTGGTGGGATTAATCGGCCTGTTCCTCTTGTATATATTCATTCGTATCAGGGGGATTATGAGTGTGGGCACTGTAATGGTTATGTGA
- a CDS encoding glutamine amidotransferases class-II domain-containing protein, which yields MCRFLVYKGSDEILLSKLILDPTHSILKQSFDSRLRLDTRRGQNNADGFGIGFYTDLKLGSAPCLFTSTIPAWNCTNLQRIASKTASRLIFGHVRATTEGSLSEDNCHPFTHGSLMWMHNGGLGGWKHIKRRLGSLLADKWYLGVKGGTDSEWAFALFLNTLEQSGHDPSACPPGGFGPTVLREVMKKTIAQINELTDSIPQSILQNEDVDTRSLLNFAVTDGHSVICTRYISSSKDEAASLYYSSGTQWVTRTSSPDDRQYQMDRKDKGGDIVLVASEPLTFERENWVNVPTNSILTIHHQTVMVHPILDKYYEGDPYHIRSSAFVQEKGLITNEKTSSGSQSPASIDGIRKTTAQSLFAGGLSPDLVRRSLTPVSSRESRLTSQLQTARHLASPPRY from the exons ATGTGCCGGTTTTTG GTCTACAAAGGCAGCGACGAGATCCTGCTGTCGAAACTCATCCTTGATCCGACCCATTCGATTCTTAAGCAGTCCTTTGATTCACGGTTGCGACTG GACACGCGACGAGGCCAGAACAATGCCGACGGCTTTGGCATAGGCTTCTATACCGACCTCAAGCTCGGCTCGGCCCCCTGCCTCTTCACATCGACGATTCCCGCGTGGAACTGCACAAATCTTCAGCGCATCGCGTCCAAGACGGCGTCTCGACTAATATTCGGCCATGTTCGCGCGACGACCGAGGGCTCCCTTAGCGAGGACAACTGCCATCCTTTTACACATGGCAGCTTGATGTGGATGCACAACGGCGGTCTCGGTGGCTGGAAACACATCAAACGGCGGCTTGGAAGCTTGTTGGCAGACAAATGGTATCTGGGCGTGAAGGGAGGCACCGACAGCGAATGGGCATTTGCCCTGTTTCTCAATACACTCGAGCAGTCAGGCCACGATCCGAGTGCTTGCCCGCCCGGCGGATTTGGACCGACAGTGTTGCGAGAGgtcatgaagaagacaattGCCCAGATCAACGAGTTAACAGACTCCATTCCGCAAAGCATTCTGCAAAACGAAGACGTCGATACCAGAAGCCTATTGAACTTTGCCGTGACAGACGGCCATAGCGTCATCTGCACCCGCTAcatcagcagctccaaagaCGAAGCTGCCAGCCTGTACTATTCGTCCGGAACACAATGGGTTACGAGGACCTCTTCGCCAGATGATAGACAATACCAGATGGATAGAAAGGACAAGGGAGGCGACATTGTCCTAGTAGCCAGCGAGCCCTTGACGTTTGAAAGAG AAAATTGGGTCAATGTACCAACCAACTCAATATTGACCATCCACCACCAAACCGTCATGGTTCACCCCATTCTAGACAAATATTACGAAGGAGATCCGTACCATATTCGTTCCAGCGCTTTTGTCCAAGAAAAGGGCCTTATTACCAACGAAAAGACATCCAGCGGCTCTCAAAGCCCGGCTAGCATCGACGGTATACGAAAGACCACCGCTCAGTCACTCTTTGCTGGCGGTCTCAGCCCTGATCTTGTGCGCCGGTCGCTCACGCCAGTCTCTTCCCGAGAGTCACGACTTACTTCTCAACTTCAAACAGCACGACATCTAGCTTCGCCGCCACGATATTAA